One stretch of Oryzias melastigma strain HK-1 unplaced genomic scaffold, ASM292280v2 sc00886, whole genome shotgun sequence DNA includes these proteins:
- the LOC112141179 gene encoding mesothelin-like protein, producing MCCILDGSYIQNSHPSILERLKNCPDLTVEQTSAVVTLLTNGNTPYGVPSTWNEQTLKDLGMFTLYLPSSFYLRFDRDTKRNFLRYFLKVFGGVSREQRRRLKREIRQSITSDSEQTAECTAGVITQVTISDPAFPFDYSVNQFNNCLSVSTIKDNLDAITEKVDEEEYLRIVLQKLKEAGNSIISEDQVQLLSAASRVATVEDIRSWTISKIDTLAALMDSSNGGWDPSLVKVIISKYLAVGGNRLGSAELNIIGGPNLCSLDVDIIRTISSRNFR from the exons ATGTGCTGCATACTCGATGGCTCCTACATCCAAAACTCTCATCCATCCATACTGGAACGACTCAAAAACTGTCCAGATCTCACTGTTGAACAAACATCTGCAGTTGTAACCCTTCTGACGAATGGAAATACACCATATGG AGTTCCTTCAACATGGAATGAACAGACTCTAAAAGACCTTGGGATGTTTACTCTGTATTTGccttcatctttttatctacGTTTTGATCGA GACACAAAGCGCAACTTCTTGAGATACTTTCTGAAAGTTTTTGGTGGAGTGAGCAGAGAACAGAGGAGGCGACTGAAGAGAGAGATAAGACAGTCCATCACAAGTGATTCAGAACAAACTGCAG AATGCACAGCTGGAGTAATCACACAGGTCACAATCAGTGACCCCGCCTTCCCCTTTGACTATAGCGTCAATCAATTCAACAACTGTCTGTCAGTTTCAACCATCAAAGACAACTTGGATGCAATCACAGAAAAGGTGGATGAGGAGGAATACCTCAGGATTGTTCTCCAGAAACTGAAAGAG GCTGGGAACTCCATCATCTCAGAAGATCAGGTTCAGCTCCTAAGTGCAGCTTCTCGTGTTGCCACTGTTGAAGACATTCGTTCATGGACCATCAGCAAAATCGACACACTTGCTGCTTTGATGGACTCTTCCAATGGAGGCTGGGACCCAAGCTTA GTGAAAGTTATCATCTCTAAGTATCTGGCTGTTGGAGGAAACAGACTGGGCAGCGCAGAGCTGAACATTATCGGAGGACCTAATCTCTGCTCTCTGGATGTTGATATAATCAGAACTATCTCATCACGAAATTTCAGGTAA